The following proteins are co-located in the Nocardioides piscis genome:
- the rfbA gene encoding glucose-1-phosphate thymidylyltransferase RfbA — protein sequence MRGIILAGGTGSRLHPITQGISKQLVPVYDKPMIYYPLSTLMLAGIRDVLIITTPHEADGFHRLLGDGSQFGMSITFAVQASPDGLAQAFIIGADHIGSERSALVLGDNIFYGSGLGTTLLRFSELEGAAVFGYHVADPTAYGVVEFDDNGRALSLEEKPEHPKSHFAVPGLYFYDNDVIQYARELKPSPRGELEITDLNRRYLEQGRLQVEVLARGTAWLDTGTFDSLNDASNFVRTIESRQGFKVGAPEEVAWRMGFLSDDELAERARPLVKSGYGAYLLGLLEEKSGGLPS from the coding sequence ATGCGCGGAATCATTCTGGCCGGCGGCACGGGCTCGCGGTTGCACCCGATCACCCAGGGCATCAGCAAGCAGCTGGTCCCCGTCTATGACAAGCCGATGATCTACTACCCGCTCTCCACACTGATGCTGGCGGGGATCCGCGACGTGCTGATCATCACGACCCCGCACGAGGCCGACGGTTTTCACCGGCTGCTCGGTGACGGGTCTCAGTTCGGCATGAGCATCACCTTCGCCGTGCAGGCCAGCCCCGACGGCCTGGCCCAGGCGTTCATCATCGGCGCCGACCACATCGGGAGCGAGCGCTCGGCCCTCGTCCTGGGCGACAACATCTTCTATGGCTCCGGATTGGGCACGACCCTGCTGCGCTTCTCCGAGCTCGAGGGGGCAGCGGTCTTCGGCTATCACGTCGCCGACCCCACCGCCTATGGCGTCGTCGAGTTCGACGACAACGGTCGAGCGCTCTCGCTCGAGGAGAAGCCGGAGCACCCGAAGTCCCACTTCGCCGTGCCGGGGCTCTACTTCTATGACAACGACGTCATCCAATATGCCCGCGAGCTGAAGCCCTCACCGCGAGGGGAGCTCGAGATCACCGACCTCAACCGGCGCTATCTCGAGCAGGGTCGCCTCCAGGTCGAGGTGCTGGCCCGCGGCACGGCCTGGCTCGACACCGGCACCTTCGACTCCCTCAACGACGCCAGCAACTTCGTCCGCACGATCGAGAGCCGCCAGGGCTTCAAGGTCGGCGCCCCAGAGGAGGTCGCCTGGCGGATGGGCTTCCTCAGCGACGACGAGCTTGCCGAGCGGGCGAGGCCGCTCGTCAAGAGCGGGTATGGCGCCTACCTCCTCGGACTGCTCGAGGAGAAGAGCGGCGGGTTGCCCTCCTAG
- a CDS encoding sugar transferase has product MWSTDLARRRGLLAIPSAAVVTDAAAVTLAVVIGVRLRTALSEFGQPLVSDSYEWTVIVPIVALWLLLITATGAYRREIFGAGTDEYKRVAHASLLTAGAVGIGFYLTKFEFSRGLYFLMFVAGVPLLVIGRYALRSVLKAVRRRRLLCHRVLIAGGPTQIDEIARVLARESWLGYDVVGVLTPESDVATHTPSGLPVRGIPQDVARISAELNADTFFVTDGAFAEPSFLRQAVWDLEPLAVQVVVAPSVTDVSSERVRIRPVGGLPLIHLDAPRSIAATRWAKRAFDLSGASALLLVFLPLLALAAIRIRLHDHGPIVFRQTRVGRDGREFSCLKLRSMVLDAEEWLPTLHTQTGHTHGMFKMVDDPRVTPPGAWLRRFSIDELPQLINVLRGDMSLVGPRPPLPAEVMAYSDHMHRRLRVRPGMTGLWQVSGRSRLSWDEAIRLDLYYVDNWSMVQDLVILARTVQAVLKRDGAY; this is encoded by the coding sequence GTGTGGTCGACCGACCTCGCTCGCCGGCGCGGGTTGCTGGCGATTCCGAGCGCGGCGGTCGTGACCGACGCGGCCGCCGTGACCCTGGCCGTGGTGATCGGAGTCCGGCTCCGGACCGCGCTCTCCGAATTCGGTCAGCCGCTTGTCTCCGACAGCTATGAGTGGACCGTCATCGTGCCGATCGTCGCGTTGTGGCTGCTGCTCATCACTGCGACCGGCGCCTACCGACGAGAGATCTTCGGCGCCGGCACCGATGAATACAAGCGCGTTGCTCACGCCTCCCTCCTCACTGCTGGAGCGGTGGGCATCGGCTTCTACCTCACGAAGTTCGAGTTCTCCCGAGGCCTCTACTTCCTGATGTTCGTCGCCGGCGTACCGCTGCTGGTGATCGGGCGCTACGCCCTTCGCTCGGTCCTCAAGGCCGTACGCCGACGTCGACTGTTGTGCCACCGGGTGCTGATCGCCGGCGGCCCGACGCAGATCGACGAGATCGCCAGGGTCCTGGCCCGCGAGTCCTGGCTCGGCTACGACGTGGTGGGAGTGCTGACGCCGGAGTCTGACGTTGCGACCCACACCCCGAGCGGACTGCCGGTTCGCGGCATTCCCCAGGACGTCGCTCGCATCAGCGCCGAGCTCAACGCCGACACCTTCTTCGTCACGGACGGGGCCTTCGCAGAACCCTCTTTCCTGAGGCAGGCCGTGTGGGACCTGGAGCCGCTGGCCGTCCAGGTCGTGGTCGCGCCGAGCGTGACAGACGTGTCCAGCGAACGAGTCAGGATCCGGCCAGTGGGAGGACTTCCCCTCATCCACCTCGATGCGCCCCGGTCGATCGCCGCAACCCGGTGGGCCAAGCGCGCCTTCGACCTGAGCGGCGCGAGCGCACTGCTGCTCGTCTTCTTGCCGCTGCTGGCCCTCGCCGCCATCCGGATCCGGCTCCACGACCACGGTCCGATCGTCTTCCGCCAGACGCGCGTCGGCCGGGACGGTCGCGAGTTCTCCTGCCTCAAGCTCCGAAGCATGGTCCTCGACGCGGAGGAGTGGTTGCCGACCCTGCACACGCAGACCGGCCACACCCATGGCATGTTCAAGATGGTCGACGACCCCCGCGTCACCCCACCGGGCGCTTGGCTGCGGCGCTTCTCCATCGATGAGCTGCCCCAGCTGATCAATGTCCTACGTGGCGACATGAGCCTCGTCGGCCCCCGGCCACCCCTGCCGGCTGAGGTGATGGCCTACTCCGACCACATGCATCGACGTCTTCGGGTGCGCCCGGGCATGACCGGGCTGTGGCAGGTGTCGGGCAGGTCTCGACTCTCCTGGGACGAGGCGATCCGGCTCGACCTCTACTACGTGGACAACTGGTCGATGGTCCAGGACCTGGTGATCCTGGCGCGCACCGTCCAGGCGGTGCTCAAGCGCGACGGTGCCTACTAG
- a CDS encoding GDP-mannose 4,6-dehydratase, which translates to MTRALITGVGGQDGSYLAERLVADGVEVHALVLDEGRRPPYCPSEVILHLGDLADVEATRRLVVDLAPDEIYNLAAISSVAQSWSEPDLVSRVNGFAAVALLESARQVGEHVRFVQASSAEIFGEPATSPQDEDTPVAPTNPYGAAKAYAHLSVAVQRRRGLHASSLVLYNHESPRRPERFVTRKITAGVAAIAQGRADELVLGNLSARRDWGWAPDYVEAMLLAARADEPQDFVIATGVAHSVRDFVAAAFRHAGIEDWEGLVRSDPGLTRPADATELRGDATRARERLGWRPSMQFDEIVIRMVDAEQ; encoded by the coding sequence GTGACCCGAGCGCTCATCACGGGGGTTGGCGGCCAGGACGGCAGCTATCTCGCCGAGCGGCTCGTCGCCGACGGTGTCGAGGTGCACGCGCTGGTCCTGGACGAGGGGCGGCGACCGCCGTACTGCCCCAGCGAGGTGATCCTGCACCTCGGCGACCTCGCTGACGTCGAGGCCACCCGGAGGCTGGTCGTCGACCTGGCCCCCGACGAGATCTACAACCTGGCGGCGATCAGCTCGGTCGCGCAGTCGTGGTCGGAGCCCGACCTCGTCAGCCGGGTCAACGGCTTCGCCGCCGTCGCGCTGCTGGAGTCGGCGCGACAGGTCGGCGAGCACGTCCGCTTCGTCCAGGCCTCGAGCGCCGAGATCTTCGGGGAGCCTGCGACCAGCCCCCAGGACGAGGACACCCCCGTCGCCCCCACCAATCCGTATGGCGCCGCGAAGGCCTACGCCCACCTGTCGGTCGCCGTCCAGCGCCGGCGTGGCCTGCACGCGTCGAGCCTCGTGCTCTACAACCACGAGTCGCCCCGACGGCCCGAGCGGTTCGTCACGCGCAAGATCACTGCCGGCGTCGCCGCGATCGCCCAGGGACGCGCGGACGAGCTGGTGCTCGGCAACCTGTCGGCCCGGCGCGACTGGGGCTGGGCGCCCGACTACGTCGAGGCGATGCTCCTCGCGGCCCGCGCCGACGAGCCCCAGGACTTCGTGATCGCGACGGGGGTCGCCCACTCGGTGCGCGACTTCGTCGCCGCGGCCTTCCGCCACGCCGGGATCGAGGACTGGGAGGGGCTCGTCAGGAGCGACCCGGGGCTGACCCGACCGGCCGATGCGACGGAGCTGCGCGGTGACGCGACGCGGGCACGCGAGAGACTGGGGTGGCGCCCCTCGATGCAGTTCGATGAGATCGTGATCCGCATGGTGGACGCCGAGCAGTGA
- the gmd gene encoding GDP-mannose 4,6-dehydratase → MPTALITGITGQDGLYLAELLLEKGYEVHGVIRGQNNPRRELVERLVPDVKLHNGDLTDLSSLMRALRDSEPDEVYNLGAVSFVAYSWENAFVTSDVTGLGVLNILEAVRLHAGSDPASIRFYQASSSEMFGKVQQVPQSEETLLWPRSPYGVSKVYGHYMTINYRESYGMHASSGILFNHESPRRGEEFVTRKVSKAVAAIKLGMQDEIVMGNLDARRDWGFAGDYVEAMWRMLQQPTADDYVISTGETHSIEELLTVAFGHVGISDWRKHVRQDPAFMRPAEVDLLIGDASKARDVLGWKPQVGFEELITMMVDADLAALKAGW, encoded by the coding sequence ATGCCTACCGCACTCATCACCGGAATCACCGGCCAGGATGGCCTCTACCTCGCCGAGCTGCTGCTCGAGAAGGGCTACGAAGTCCATGGCGTGATCCGAGGACAGAACAACCCTCGCCGCGAGCTCGTCGAACGGCTCGTCCCCGACGTCAAGCTGCACAACGGCGACCTCACCGACCTCTCGAGCCTGATGCGTGCGCTGCGTGACTCCGAGCCCGACGAGGTCTACAACCTCGGTGCCGTGAGCTTCGTGGCCTATTCGTGGGAGAACGCGTTCGTCACCAGCGACGTCACCGGGCTCGGCGTCCTCAACATCCTCGAGGCGGTCCGGCTCCACGCCGGCTCCGACCCGGCGAGCATCCGCTTCTACCAGGCGTCGAGCTCGGAGATGTTCGGCAAGGTCCAGCAGGTGCCACAGTCGGAGGAGACGTTGTTGTGGCCGCGGTCGCCCTATGGCGTCAGCAAGGTCTACGGCCACTACATGACCATCAACTACCGCGAGTCCTACGGCATGCACGCCAGCTCCGGGATCCTGTTCAACCACGAGTCGCCGCGACGGGGTGAGGAGTTCGTCACCCGCAAGGTCAGCAAGGCGGTGGCGGCGATCAAGCTCGGGATGCAGGACGAGATCGTCATGGGCAACCTCGACGCCCGCCGCGACTGGGGCTTCGCCGGCGACTACGTCGAGGCGATGTGGCGGATGCTGCAGCAGCCGACGGCCGACGACTACGTCATCTCCACCGGTGAGACCCACTCCATCGAGGAGCTGCTCACGGTCGCCTTCGGACACGTCGGGATCAGCGACTGGCGCAAGCACGTGCGCCAGGACCCGGCGTTCATGCGGCCGGCCGAGGTCGACCTGCTCATCGGCGACGCGAGCAAGGCGCGGGACGTCCTGGGCTGGAAGCCCCAGGTCGGCTTCGAGGAGCTCATCACCATGATGGTCGACGCCGACCTCGCCGCTCTCAAGGCGGGCTGGTGA
- the galE gene encoding UDP-glucose 4-epimerase GalE produces MKILVSGGAGYIGSHTVIQLLDSGHDVVIVDNFSNSHPTVLGRLEALTGTAVPLHAFDLCDHDKTEALFAAEDFDAVIHFAGFKAVGESVAKPLDYYENNLGSTFSLVRAMQKNDVSKLVFSSSATVYGEEQAGATEDQRTYATNPYGWTKVMQEQILSDVARAAPHLRVALLRYFNPVGAHPSGTIGEDPSGIPNNLMPFIAQVAVGKRERLSVFGDDYDTVDGTGVRDYIHVEDLAAGHVAALEQLTRTHEPVSVWNLGSGRGTSVLELLHAFEKAVGHELPYEVVARRSGDVATSFADPSKANVELGWSTRRSVEEMCADTWRWQSQNPEGFKA; encoded by the coding sequence ATGAAGATCCTCGTCAGTGGCGGCGCCGGCTACATCGGGTCCCACACCGTCATCCAGCTCCTCGACTCCGGCCACGACGTCGTGATCGTCGACAACTTCAGCAACTCCCACCCGACGGTGCTCGGGCGGCTCGAGGCGCTGACCGGGACGGCCGTCCCGCTGCACGCCTTCGACCTGTGTGACCACGACAAGACCGAGGCCCTGTTCGCGGCCGAGGACTTCGACGCGGTGATCCACTTCGCCGGCTTCAAGGCCGTCGGCGAGAGCGTCGCGAAGCCGCTCGACTACTACGAGAACAACCTCGGCTCCACCTTCTCCCTCGTGCGGGCCATGCAGAAGAACGACGTGTCCAAGCTCGTCTTCTCCTCCAGCGCCACCGTCTATGGCGAGGAGCAGGCGGGGGCCACGGAGGACCAGCGCACCTATGCGACCAACCCCTATGGCTGGACCAAGGTGATGCAGGAGCAGATCCTCAGCGACGTCGCCAGGGCGGCCCCGCACCTGCGGGTGGCCCTGCTGCGCTACTTCAACCCCGTCGGGGCGCACCCGTCGGGCACCATCGGCGAGGACCCCTCGGGGATCCCCAACAACCTGATGCCCTTCATCGCCCAGGTCGCGGTCGGCAAGCGCGAGAGGCTCAGCGTCTTCGGCGACGACTACGACACCGTCGACGGCACCGGGGTCCGCGACTACATCCACGTCGAGGACCTCGCCGCCGGACACGTCGCGGCGCTCGAACAGCTCACCCGCACCCACGAGCCGGTCAGCGTGTGGAACCTCGGGTCGGGGCGCGGCACCAGCGTGCTCGAGCTGCTGCACGCGTTCGAGAAGGCCGTCGGCCACGAGCTGCCCTACGAGGTCGTCGCCCGGCGCTCCGGCGACGTCGCGACCTCGTTCGCCGACCCGTCGAAGGCCAACGTCGAGCTCGGCTGGAGCACCCGCCGGTCCGTCGAGGAGATGTGCGCCGACACCTGGCGCTGGCAGTCGCAGAACCCGGAGGGCTTCAAGGCCTGA
- the kynU gene encoding kynureninase: MPDPTRDACETRDAHDPLRPFRDEFVLPDGLIYLDGNSLGALPRHTAERVAHVVTQEWGQGLIRSWNDAGWFDKPRTLGDRVGGLIGAEPGTVVVCDSTSVNVFKALSAALSLRPDRDVIVGDRDNFPTDLYITQGLAGDHEHRLISVDGPSLAEVLDERVAVVLLTHVDYRTGRMYDMAAVTEQVHAAGALIVWDLCHSAGALPIDLDGCGADFAVGCTYKYINGGPGSPAFIHAATRHHEATQPLSGWHGHARPFEFTGTYEPAAGISRFLVGTPPLLSYAGLEASLDLWDRVDLTALRTKSLALTDLFIDLVDSRLGGRVEVATPRDHAVRGSQVSLRHEDGYAVMQALIARGVIGDFRAPDLIRFGFTPLYTSYVDVWDAVATLADVLETEEWRESRFAKRLLVT, encoded by the coding sequence ATGCCCGACCCGACCCGTGACGCGTGCGAGACCCGCGACGCGCACGACCCCCTGCGCCCCTTCCGCGACGAGTTCGTCCTGCCCGACGGCCTGATCTACCTCGACGGCAACTCGCTGGGGGCGTTGCCCCGCCATACGGCCGAACGGGTGGCGCACGTCGTCACGCAGGAATGGGGCCAGGGCCTGATCAGGAGCTGGAACGACGCCGGCTGGTTCGACAAGCCACGGACCCTCGGCGACCGGGTGGGTGGCCTCATCGGCGCCGAGCCGGGGACGGTCGTGGTCTGCGACAGCACGTCGGTCAACGTCTTCAAGGCACTGAGTGCTGCCCTCTCGCTCCGACCCGACCGTGACGTCATCGTCGGTGACCGCGACAACTTCCCCACCGACCTCTACATCACCCAGGGACTCGCAGGAGACCACGAGCACCGACTGATCTCGGTCGACGGCCCGAGCCTGGCCGAGGTGCTCGACGAGCGGGTCGCGGTGGTGCTGCTCACCCACGTCGACTACCGCACCGGTCGGATGTATGACATGGCCGCCGTCACCGAGCAGGTGCACGCCGCCGGCGCGCTGATCGTCTGGGACCTGTGCCACAGCGCCGGTGCTCTGCCGATCGACCTCGACGGCTGTGGCGCCGACTTCGCGGTCGGCTGCACCTACAAGTACATCAACGGCGGGCCCGGCTCACCGGCGTTCATCCATGCCGCGACCCGGCACCACGAGGCGACCCAGCCGCTGTCCGGCTGGCACGGGCACGCCCGCCCGTTCGAGTTCACCGGCACCTACGAACCTGCCGCCGGCATCTCCCGCTTCCTGGTGGGCACGCCCCCGCTGCTCAGCTATGCCGGCCTCGAGGCGAGCCTCGACCTGTGGGACCGCGTCGACCTGACGGCCCTGCGCACCAAGAGCCTGGCGCTGACCGACCTCTTCATCGACCTGGTCGACAGCCGGCTCGGCGGCCGGGTCGAGGTGGCCACCCCCCGCGACCACGCCGTCCGCGGCAGCCAGGTCTCCCTGCGTCACGAGGACGGCTATGCCGTGATGCAGGCGCTGATCGCGCGTGGGGTGATCGGCGACTTCCGCGCGCCCGACCTCATCCGGTTCGGGTTCACCCCCCTCTACACCTCGTACGTCGATGTGTGGGACGCCGTCGCGACGCTGGCCGACGTCCTGGAGACCGAGGAGTGGCGCGAGTCCCGCTTCGCCAAGCGGCTGCTCGTGACCTGA
- a CDS encoding alpha/beta hydrolase: MPLDPQLKDMLDFIAVTGHPPIDQGSPEEGRRAMRAMSVDLVKPEDVVPVGSVTPMAVPGGAGERDARLYKPEGEGPWDTLVFLHGGGFVVGDLDTHDQTCRRLCRDAEIAVLSVDYRLAPEDPFPAGLEDALAATEWAAAHLADLGGGERLAIGGDSAGGNLSAVVAQHLGDVLAAQLLIYPATDGLGDYPSKVDNAEGYFLTAAMMEWFSGHYVPADADPETDLARLAPLHGDVSDVAPALVATAEFDPLRDEGEAYAEALRAAGVHVDQVRYDGMIHGFCDMVSFSSAAADAVSDLNVRFRSLMAER; this comes from the coding sequence ATGCCACTGGACCCCCAGCTCAAGGACATGCTCGACTTCATCGCTGTTACAGGCCACCCGCCGATCGACCAGGGCAGCCCCGAGGAGGGGCGCCGGGCCATGCGGGCGATGTCGGTCGACCTGGTCAAGCCCGAGGACGTCGTGCCGGTGGGGTCGGTCACGCCCATGGCCGTGCCCGGCGGCGCGGGCGAGCGCGATGCCCGGCTCTACAAGCCCGAGGGTGAGGGGCCGTGGGACACGCTGGTCTTCCTGCACGGCGGCGGCTTCGTCGTCGGCGACCTCGACACCCACGACCAGACCTGCAGGCGGCTGTGCCGTGACGCCGAGATCGCGGTCCTGAGCGTCGACTACCGCCTGGCCCCCGAGGACCCGTTCCCGGCCGGGCTCGAGGACGCGCTGGCGGCGACCGAATGGGCAGCGGCCCACCTGGCCGACCTCGGCGGCGGGGAGCGGCTGGCGATCGGCGGCGACAGCGCCGGCGGCAACCTGTCGGCGGTCGTGGCCCAGCACCTGGGCGACGTCCTGGCCGCTCAGCTCCTGATCTATCCCGCCACCGACGGCCTCGGTGACTATCCGTCCAAGGTCGACAACGCCGAGGGCTACTTCCTCACCGCAGCGATGATGGAGTGGTTCAGCGGCCACTACGTGCCGGCCGACGCCGACCCCGAGACCGATCTCGCGCGGCTCGCACCCCTCCACGGTGACGTCTCGGACGTCGCCCCCGCGCTGGTGGCGACTGCCGAGTTCGACCCGCTGCGCGACGAGGGCGAGGCCTACGCCGAGGCGCTGCGCGCCGCGGGGGTGCACGTCGACCAGGTCCGCTACGACGGGATGATCCACGGCTTCTGCGACATGGTGTCCTTCAGCTCGGCCGCGGCCGACGCGGTCAGCGACCTGAATGTCCGCTTCCGGTCACTGATGGCCGAGCGCTAG
- a CDS encoding dihydropteroate synthase, with protein sequence MIDLGAESSNATAARVGADEQIATLVPAVEGLVEHAVVSVETYEPRVVKACLAAGARVLNMTGREHEDEMLTLAAEHDAAVVMCFGETANVREVSDVSPDADPVPVLLDHFGARLERARSLGVDRVVIDPGMGFFYGNLVDPMVRVRHQTRVLAQTFRLRPLGAPVCNVLPHSYDIFGDEFRKAEGFFAVLAVLGGAHLLRVHEVPHLRTVLNALELLEVR encoded by the coding sequence GTGATCGACCTCGGGGCCGAGTCGAGCAACGCCACGGCGGCGCGCGTCGGGGCGGACGAGCAGATCGCGACGCTGGTGCCGGCCGTCGAGGGCCTGGTCGAGCACGCGGTGGTGTCGGTCGAGACCTATGAGCCGCGGGTCGTGAAGGCGTGCCTCGCCGCTGGGGCGCGCGTGCTCAACATGACCGGGCGCGAGCACGAGGACGAGATGCTGACCCTGGCGGCCGAGCACGACGCCGCCGTCGTGATGTGCTTCGGCGAGACGGCCAACGTCCGCGAGGTCTCCGACGTCTCCCCCGACGCCGACCCGGTCCCGGTCCTGCTCGACCACTTCGGCGCGCGGCTCGAGCGCGCCCGGTCGCTGGGGGTCGACCGTGTCGTCATCGACCCCGGGATGGGCTTCTTCTACGGCAACCTCGTCGACCCGATGGTCCGCGTCCGCCACCAGACCAGGGTGCTGGCCCAGACCTTCCGGCTCCGGCCCCTGGGGGCGCCCGTCTGCAACGTGCTGCCGCACAGCTATGACATCTTCGGCGACGAGTTCCGCAAGGCCGAGGGCTTCTTTGCCGTCCTCGCCGTCCTCGGTGGCGCTCACCTGCTGCGCGTCCACGAGGTCCCCCACCTGCGCACGGTCCTCAACGCGCTCGAGCTGCTCGAGGTGCGCTAG
- a CDS encoding dihydrofolate reductase family protein: MSDSDLSLVRLADLDDGALAEVYAPPSEPWLRVNFVSTLDGAAQGGDGLSKSINNPADKRVFHLLRRRADVLVVGAGTVRAEAYEPPTLPLVVVSRSGDVPPSVRGSDLVHVATCADSPGLARTREALGEDRVLVVGRDEVDLVALKAELAARGWRDQLCEGGPALFGSMLAAGVVDELCLTQTPRLVAGESLRIAAGVGVDVRLRLASLLEQDGTLLGRWLVDPDPGP; encoded by the coding sequence ATGAGCGACAGCGACCTCAGCCTCGTCCGGCTTGCCGACCTCGACGACGGGGCCCTGGCCGAGGTCTATGCGCCGCCGTCGGAGCCGTGGCTGCGGGTCAACTTCGTCAGCACCCTCGATGGCGCCGCCCAGGGTGGTGACGGGCTCAGCAAGAGCATCAACAACCCGGCCGACAAGCGGGTCTTCCACCTCCTGCGACGCCGGGCCGACGTGCTGGTGGTGGGCGCCGGGACCGTACGAGCCGAGGCCTATGAGCCACCCACGCTCCCGCTGGTGGTGGTGAGCAGGTCGGGCGACGTGCCGCCGTCGGTGCGTGGCTCCGACCTCGTCCACGTCGCGACCTGTGCCGACTCACCCGGCCTGGCTCGGACACGCGAGGCGCTGGGCGAGGACCGGGTCCTGGTCGTCGGTCGGGACGAGGTCGACCTGGTGGCCCTCAAGGCCGAGCTGGCAGCCAGGGGCTGGCGCGACCAGCTCTGCGAAGGCGGGCCGGCGCTGTTCGGCTCGATGCTGGCCGCCGGCGTGGTCGACGAGCTGTGCCTGACGCAGACTCCCCGGCTGGTCGCCGGGGAGTCGCTGCGGATCGCCGCGGGGGTCGGCGTCGACGTACGCCTGCGGCTCGCGTCGCTGCTGGAGCAGGACGGCACCCTGCTGGGCCGCTGGTTGGTCGACCCCGACCCCGGGCCCTAG
- a CDS encoding type 1 glutamine amidotransferase domain-containing protein codes for MTKRIAFLTAAEGIEAVELTDPWDAVTGAGHTAELLSPESGEVQLYNHLDKAETRPVDKTVADASVDDYDALVLPGGVANPDALRTDADAVAFIKSFVDSGKPVAAICHAAWTLVEAGVVDGRRVASWPSLQTDIRNAGGEWVDEEVVEDGNLITSRNPDDLPAFNKALLGALG; via the coding sequence ATGACCAAGCGCATCGCATTCCTGACCGCAGCCGAGGGCATCGAGGCCGTCGAGCTCACCGACCCGTGGGACGCCGTGACCGGGGCCGGACACACGGCCGAGCTGCTCTCCCCAGAGTCCGGTGAGGTCCAGCTCTACAACCACCTCGACAAGGCCGAGACCCGGCCCGTGGACAAGACCGTCGCCGACGCCTCCGTGGACGACTACGACGCCCTGGTGCTGCCCGGCGGGGTGGCCAACCCCGACGCGCTGCGCACCGACGCCGACGCCGTCGCGTTCATCAAGTCCTTCGTCGACTCCGGCAAGCCCGTCGCCGCCATCTGCCACGCCGCCTGGACCCTCGTCGAGGCCGGCGTCGTCGACGGTCGACGGGTCGCGTCCTGGCCCAGCCTGCAGACCGACATCCGCAACGCCGGCGGCGAGTGGGTCGACGAGGAGGTCGTCGAAGACGGCAACCTCATCACCTCGCGCAACCCCGACGACCTGCCCGCGTTCAACAAGGCGCTGCTCGGCGCGCTGGGCTAG
- a CDS encoding acyl-CoA dehydrogenase family protein: MRTTARRDGDSYVLNGAKAWTTHGGHADFYKVMARTSDDRNGISCFLVPAGTDGLSADPPERKMGLTGSATATMRFDDVRIPANRRLGEEGEGLKIALAGLDSGRLGIAAVACGLAQGALDAAVAYARERETFGKPIIEHQGLAFVLADMEAAIQSARAMTLHAARLKDAGRPYSREASIAKMVATDNAMKVTTDAVQVLGGYGYTRDFPVERFMREAKVMQIFEGTNQIQRMVISRSLAKDNNGSIS; encoded by the coding sequence ATGAGGACCACGGCCCGCCGCGACGGCGACTCCTATGTCCTCAACGGCGCGAAGGCCTGGACCACCCACGGCGGCCACGCCGACTTCTACAAGGTGATGGCCCGCACGTCCGACGACCGCAACGGCATCTCCTGCTTCCTCGTGCCGGCCGGCACCGACGGACTCAGCGCAGACCCGCCGGAGCGGAAGATGGGGCTGACGGGATCGGCGACCGCGACGATGCGCTTCGACGACGTCCGGATCCCTGCCAACCGTCGACTGGGCGAGGAGGGCGAGGGCCTCAAGATCGCACTGGCCGGCCTCGACTCGGGCCGGCTCGGCATCGCCGCCGTCGCCTGTGGGCTGGCCCAGGGGGCGCTCGACGCGGCCGTGGCCTATGCCCGCGAGCGGGAGACCTTCGGCAAGCCGATCATCGAGCACCAGGGTCTCGCGTTCGTGCTCGCCGACATGGAGGCCGCCATCCAGTCCGCGCGGGCCATGACGCTCCACGCGGCCCGTCTCAAGGACGCCGGCCGGCCCTACTCGCGGGAGGCCTCGATCGCCAAGATGGTCGCGACCGACAACGCCATGAAGGTCACCACCGACGCCGTGCAGGTGCTCGGCGGCTATGGCTACACGCGTGACTTCCCGGTCGAGCGGTTCATGCGCGAGGCCAAGGTGATGCAGATCTTCGAAGGCACCAACCAGATCCAGCGCATGGTGATCTCGCGTTCGCTGGCCAAGGACAACAACGGCTCGATCAGCTAA
- a CDS encoding acyl-CoA dehydrogenase family protein has translation MTASRSLPSEESIELLKLVRAIAAKELLPRSAEAESTETFPRDVFRLLGDAGLLGLPYPEEYGGGDQPYEVYLQVLEEIGAVWSSVGVGVSVHALSCFGLASFGTPEQREEWLPEMLGGRSWAPTACPRPTPGPTRRR, from the coding sequence ATGACAGCGTCGCGCAGCCTGCCGTCCGAGGAATCGATCGAGCTGCTCAAGCTGGTCCGCGCGATCGCGGCCAAGGAGCTCCTCCCCAGATCCGCCGAGGCGGAGTCCACCGAGACCTTCCCGCGCGACGTGTTCCGCCTGCTCGGGGACGCCGGCCTGCTGGGACTCCCCTATCCCGAGGAGTACGGCGGGGGCGACCAGCCCTACGAGGTCTATCTCCAGGTCCTCGAGGAGATCGGCGCGGTCTGGTCGTCGGTCGGGGTGGGTGTCTCGGTCCACGCGCTGTCCTGCTTCGGCCTCGCGAGCTTCGGCACCCCGGAGCAGCGCGAGGAGTGGCTGCCCGAGATGCTCGGGGGTCGCTCCTGGGCGCCTACTGCCTGTCCGAGGCCCACGCCGGGTCCGACCCGGCGGCGATGA